Proteins found in one Alicyclobacillus cycloheptanicus genomic segment:
- a CDS encoding NHL repeat-containing protein produces MPNGLVTVADIANQRILFINPKTNTVVKQYGTTGLRYHNPPKSFEAPNGDTPVLSDGGMIVTEIGSGNTGQGYADRLDKNGKLMYSVQLPLIAYPSDTQLLPNGNLLVVDYSNPGRVIEVTPQGKVVWDYYKRSGPGELNHPSLAIPLPNGDVALNDDYNDRVVIIDPKTNQIVWQYGHTGIPGTAAGYLNVPDGINFIPPGAIPALK; encoded by the coding sequence TTGCCGAATGGATTGGTCACAGTGGCAGACATCGCCAATCAGCGTATCCTGTTCATCAATCCCAAGACGAATACGGTGGTCAAGCAATATGGAACGACGGGACTTCGGTATCATAACCCACCGAAATCCTTCGAGGCACCAAACGGAGACACGCCAGTGTTGTCTGACGGTGGTATGATCGTCACCGAGATCGGTTCGGGCAATACCGGACAAGGATATGCGGACAGGCTCGACAAGAACGGAAAGTTGATGTACAGCGTACAGCTTCCACTCATTGCGTACCCCTCCGACACTCAGCTTCTCCCCAATGGTAACTTGCTGGTGGTGGACTATAGCAACCCGGGGCGCGTAATCGAAGTGACGCCGCAAGGGAAGGTCGTATGGGACTACTATAAGAGGTCGGGACCTGGGGAGCTAAATCATCCGTCCTTGGCGATTCCGCTGCCAAACGGAGATGTAGCACTCAATGACGACTACAACGATCGGGTCGTCATCATCGATCCAAAGACAAATCAAATTGTCTGGCAGTATGGCCACACTGGCATTCCAGGTACGGCGGCGGGGTATCTGAACGTGCCAGACGGGATCAATTTCATTCCACCTGGCGCTATCCCAGCTCTGAAGTAG
- a CDS encoding mannitol dehydrogenase family protein, protein MLELNKRALQRISDWQRAGIECPTFDVETMTDSTRSHPVWVHIGGGNIFRGFIAVLQQQLLSEGRADTGIVVVSPYDTDIIDRVYRPHDNLSLLVLMHPDGTLEKKLVASVAESLVGDPARSADWARLNQIFAEPSLQMVSFTITEKGYDLTEWSGELSPDVQHDVEQGPAQPRSTMAKVTALAYTRYLAGALPIAFVSMDNCAGNGDRLRSALVTIAHHWAERGWVDAAFVDYLTHPDKVSFPWSMIDKITPRPAGFVRDALTSSGVAGMDILQTRKNTFIAPFVNAEVPQYLVVEDHFPNGRPPLEHAGVLFTDRATVEKVERMKVTTCLNPLHTALAVFGCLLGYSSIADEMKDARLRALVTRLGYDEGLPVAPETDVLPPRAFLAEVLQRRLPNPYIPDTPQRIATDTSQKIAIRFGETIKAYAASTHLDVTALRWIPLVIAGWCRYLLGVDDQGERMQLSPDPMLEELTSALSGIRFGEPDSAAGRLRPILSNSKLFGVNLYEMGLGAKIEGYFQEMTAGKHAVRDTLAKYVAE, encoded by the coding sequence ATGCTCGAGTTGAACAAGCGGGCCTTGCAGCGCATTTCGGATTGGCAGCGGGCCGGCATCGAATGTCCGACGTTCGATGTAGAAACCATGACCGACAGCACCCGCTCACACCCTGTGTGGGTGCACATTGGGGGCGGCAACATTTTTCGCGGCTTCATCGCTGTGCTGCAACAACAGTTGCTGAGCGAGGGCAGGGCCGATACGGGCATTGTCGTCGTATCGCCGTATGACACGGACATCATTGACAGGGTCTATCGGCCGCACGATAACCTCAGCCTGCTGGTGTTGATGCATCCAGACGGAACACTGGAAAAAAAGCTGGTTGCCAGCGTTGCGGAAAGTCTCGTTGGCGACCCAGCGAGAAGTGCTGACTGGGCGCGGCTGAACCAAATCTTTGCAGAGCCGTCCTTGCAGATGGTGAGCTTCACCATCACGGAAAAAGGCTATGACCTGACGGAGTGGTCGGGTGAACTTTCGCCCGACGTGCAGCACGATGTTGAACAAGGTCCAGCGCAGCCCCGCAGCACCATGGCCAAAGTGACTGCACTGGCGTATACCCGGTACTTGGCGGGGGCTTTGCCGATCGCGTTCGTCAGCATGGACAATTGTGCAGGCAATGGTGACCGGCTTCGCAGCGCCCTGGTGACGATTGCGCATCACTGGGCCGAGCGGGGATGGGTCGATGCGGCTTTTGTCGACTACCTGACCCATCCCGACAAAGTCTCGTTCCCCTGGTCGATGATTGACAAAATTACGCCTCGGCCCGCCGGCTTCGTACGCGACGCGTTGACGTCCAGCGGGGTAGCGGGCATGGACATTCTCCAAACGCGGAAAAACACGTTCATCGCGCCGTTTGTCAATGCGGAAGTGCCGCAGTACCTGGTGGTCGAGGACCACTTTCCGAACGGCCGCCCGCCGCTGGAACATGCGGGCGTGCTGTTCACGGACCGCGCGACGGTCGAGAAGGTGGAGCGTATGAAAGTGACCACCTGCCTGAACCCGCTGCACACCGCCCTGGCGGTGTTTGGCTGCCTGCTGGGGTATTCCTCCATCGCAGACGAAATGAAGGACGCGCGCCTGCGGGCGCTGGTGACGCGGCTTGGGTACGATGAGGGCCTGCCGGTCGCGCCGGAGACGGACGTGCTGCCCCCACGGGCGTTCTTAGCGGAAGTTCTGCAGCGGCGGCTGCCGAATCCGTACATTCCCGACACGCCCCAGCGCATCGCGACCGATACATCGCAGAAAATCGCGATCCGCTTTGGTGAAACCATCAAGGCATATGCCGCCAGCACGCACTTGGACGTAACAGCGCTGCGCTGGATTCCACTGGTCATCGCCGGTTGGTGCCGGTACCTGCTGGGCGTGGACGACCAGGGGGAGCGGATGCAGCTCAGTCCTGATCCGATGCTGGAGGAACTGACTTCGGCCTTGTCGGGGATTCGATTCGGAGAGCCCGACTCGGCTGCGGGGCGTCTTCGGCCGATACTCAGCAATTCGAAGCTGTTTGGCGTCAATCTCTACGAAATGGGCTTGGGAGCGAAAATCGAAGGGTATTTTCAAGAAATGACAGCGGGCAAACATGCCGTCAGAGATACGCTGGCAAAGTACGTCGCCGAGTGA
- a CDS encoding ATP-binding protein: MALNCCFTCLGALRAERSVLVTSNLEFGQWNTALRDARLTAALVDRLVHHAHVLAFTGESYRLQHALSGVKSS; the protein is encoded by the coding sequence ATGGCGCTGAACTGCTGTTTCACGTGTCTCGGAGCGCTACGAGCAGAGAGAAGCGTGCTTGTTACCTCGAACCTTGAATTTGGCCAGTGGAACACAGCCTTGAGGGATGCCAGGCTCACAGCCGCACTCGTGGACCGGCTCGTCCACCATGCACACGTCCTGGCGTTCACCGGCGAAAGCTACCGGCTACAGCATGCTCTGTCCGGAGTAAAGTCGTCGTAA
- a CDS encoding SGNH/GDSL hydrolase family protein has translation MNETSGLHPGLRKHTARGRAIVCLMGIFALVCAFLVRGRVEGDLIPVLSMLPTSRVETVDVFGGSMTDGWLDPTRDSFVHRAFQWRSITTPTRYRYMNYAIPGYTALRFSQRYPGRFQRILFHQHPQVVVIAWGLENDMNSRHRDTVRVFGRAVKQEIAQSLRAHAVVLLVTPPVTKELDTVDHRRVYTYIHELFRVGASFHNPNVIDMNVYQQMQSYMKAHHQTYKQYYGNAWHPNRAGHILAGRILARDLQQHFGNGPIQWKPRHSSNQGPTTNL, from the coding sequence ATGAACGAGACGAGCGGATTGCATCCTGGCCTTCGAAAGCATACAGCCCGAGGCAGAGCCATTGTTTGCCTGATGGGGATTTTCGCCTTGGTGTGTGCATTTCTTGTGCGTGGGCGGGTAGAAGGGGACTTGATCCCGGTTTTGTCCATGCTGCCGACGAGCCGTGTGGAGACGGTCGATGTCTTCGGGGGGTCTATGACGGACGGATGGCTTGACCCGACGCGCGATTCCTTCGTGCACAGAGCGTTTCAATGGCGCTCCATCACGACACCCACTCGGTATCGTTATATGAACTATGCCATTCCTGGATATACAGCGTTGCGATTCAGCCAACGCTACCCGGGGCGTTTCCAGCGGATTTTATTCCATCAGCATCCACAGGTCGTGGTGATTGCTTGGGGATTGGAGAATGATATGAACAGCCGGCACCGAGACACAGTCCGGGTGTTTGGGCGCGCGGTGAAGCAGGAAATCGCTCAATCGCTCCGTGCGCATGCAGTGGTCCTGTTGGTCACGCCGCCAGTGACAAAAGAATTGGATACGGTCGACCATCGCCGCGTCTATACTTACATTCATGAGCTCTTTCGGGTGGGTGCGTCGTTTCACAACCCGAACGTGATCGATATGAACGTGTATCAGCAAATGCAGTCCTACATGAAGGCACATCACCAAACGTACAAGCAATACTACGGAAACGCATGGCACCCAAATCGAGCCGGTCACATCCTGGCCGGACGAATCCTCGCGCGTGATCTGCAGCAACATTTTGGGAATGGGCCAATTCAGTGGAAACCACGACATTCCTCCAATCAAGGGCCCACAACCAATCTGTAG
- a CDS encoding SDR family oxidoreductase, whose amino-acid sequence MKLSGNTVLITGGGTGIGLAFAERFIKAGNEVIVCGRRESVLQDARDKSPNLITRVSDVGVEFDRTALFEWVTTNYPNVNVLVNNAGIQQRFHVLKANAKDNWSYYNNEIKVNMEAPIHLSMLFASFFASKEDAAIVNVTSGLAFTPLAIAPVYSATKAALHSFTMSLRHQLSDTSVEVIEVAPPMVDTNLGGEGLNSQGEPLDAFANGIFQGLAEGNVEIGYGSSVGRLRMSRDEIDVYVDKMYQAMKSTIE is encoded by the coding sequence ATGAAACTTTCGGGAAACACAGTATTGATTACAGGCGGAGGGACTGGAATTGGGCTGGCTTTTGCGGAGCGCTTTATCAAAGCCGGAAATGAAGTGATTGTTTGTGGACGACGTGAAAGTGTCCTTCAGGATGCCAGGGATAAATCCCCAAACCTCATTACTCGCGTCAGTGATGTTGGCGTTGAATTCGACCGTACAGCATTGTTTGAGTGGGTGACAACGAACTATCCCAACGTCAACGTATTAGTGAACAACGCAGGTATTCAACAACGTTTTCATGTGTTGAAGGCAAATGCGAAGGACAATTGGAGCTATTACAACAATGAAATCAAAGTCAATATGGAAGCACCTATTCATCTATCCATGCTGTTTGCTTCATTTTTTGCGAGTAAAGAAGATGCAGCCATTGTGAATGTGACGTCCGGGTTGGCTTTCACACCTCTGGCGATTGCCCCCGTCTATTCGGCAACCAAAGCAGCGCTGCACTCATTTACGATGAGTCTCAGACATCAACTTTCCGATACATCTGTAGAAGTCATTGAAGTAGCTCCACCGATGGTAGACACGAATTTAGGTGGCGAGGGCTTGAATTCCCAAGGAGAACCATTAGACGCTTTCGCAAACGGAATTTTCCAAGGGCTCGCAGAGGGGAACGTGGAGATTGGCTATGGCTCGTCTGTGGGTCGCCTGCGCATGTCACGTGACGAAATCGACGTATACGTAGATAAAATGTATCAAGCGATGAAAAGCACTATAGAGTAA
- the uxuA gene encoding mannonate dehydratase has translation MKMTFRWFGEQHDTIRLEHIRQIPGVTGVVGALYDVPVGDVWPLEKILHLKRLVEDAGLQLEVIESVNVHEDIKLGAPTRDRYIENYRQSIRNLAKAGIKVICYNFMPVFDWLRSDLAKPLGDGSTVLYYDHAAIKDLDPMRLVEDVEQGANGFTLPGWEPERLKELKTLFEKYQGVDEEQLFANLKYFLEQIIPVCEEVDVKMAIHPDDPPWSVFGLPRIVTCERNLERILKLVDSPYNGLTLCSGALGANPENDVPAMIRRFGAIGRIHFAHVRNVRFIGEKSFHETSHLSSDGSLDLFEIMKAYHDIGFEGYLRPDHGRMIWGERGRPGYGLYDRALGIAYLNGLWEAIDKLAGWSAELARAEEGTFHRT, from the coding sequence ATGAAAATGACGTTTCGCTGGTTTGGCGAGCAGCACGACACCATCAGGCTCGAACACATTCGGCAAATTCCCGGCGTGACGGGGGTCGTCGGGGCACTGTACGACGTCCCCGTCGGGGATGTGTGGCCGTTGGAGAAGATTTTGCACCTGAAACGGTTGGTAGAGGACGCCGGTCTGCAACTGGAGGTCATCGAAAGCGTCAACGTGCATGAAGACATCAAGCTGGGTGCACCGACCCGAGACCGGTATATCGAAAATTACCGCCAGTCGATTCGCAATCTGGCAAAGGCAGGCATCAAGGTCATCTGTTACAACTTCATGCCTGTGTTCGACTGGCTGCGCAGCGACCTTGCCAAGCCGCTGGGGGATGGCTCCACTGTGTTGTATTACGACCATGCTGCCATCAAGGACCTTGACCCGATGCGGCTCGTGGAGGACGTGGAGCAAGGCGCCAATGGATTCACGCTGCCCGGTTGGGAGCCCGAGCGGCTGAAAGAACTGAAGACGCTGTTTGAAAAGTACCAAGGCGTGGATGAAGAACAGTTGTTTGCCAACCTGAAATACTTCCTCGAACAAATCATTCCCGTCTGCGAGGAAGTCGACGTGAAAATGGCGATTCACCCCGATGACCCGCCGTGGTCCGTGTTCGGGCTGCCGCGCATCGTCACCTGCGAGCGCAACCTGGAGCGCATCTTGAAGCTCGTCGACAGTCCGTACAACGGGCTGACGTTGTGCAGCGGCGCGCTCGGGGCCAACCCGGAAAATGATGTTCCGGCGATGATCCGCCGGTTTGGCGCCATCGGCAGAATCCACTTTGCGCACGTTCGCAATGTGCGGTTTATCGGTGAGAAGTCGTTTCACGAGACATCGCATTTGTCGTCCGACGGCTCCCTCGACCTGTTTGAAATCATGAAGGCCTACCACGACATTGGTTTCGAAGGCTATCTTCGGCCCGATCACGGCCGGATGATTTGGGGAGAACGCGGGAGACCCGGGTATGGGCTGTATGACCGCGCCTTGGGGATTGCGTATCTGAACGGTTTGTGGGAGGCGATTGACAAACTGGCCGGATGGTCGGCGGAGTTGGCGCGCGCAGAGGAAGGAACGTTTCACCGGACGTGA
- a CDS encoding TetR family transcriptional regulator — translation MRNAEETKERILAAALEEFSSYGIAGARVDRIAKNAGCNKNLIYVYFENKDTLFTTVLKKHLTRVYEEIPFTPEDLPGYAAKVFDWAMTHPHIVRLMSWYSLEQKTENITERTSVRDKKIKAIMKAQNDGLIGTTFTPDFLLTAIMALATAWTPTHPFGPSHDPDAVKTPKKTRDAIAKAIRLIAKGEES, via the coding sequence GTGAGAAACGCTGAGGAAACAAAAGAACGAATTTTAGCGGCGGCTTTGGAGGAGTTCTCCTCCTACGGCATTGCAGGCGCGCGTGTTGACCGCATCGCTAAGAACGCTGGATGCAACAAGAATCTGATCTACGTTTACTTTGAAAATAAAGACACGCTTTTTACAACAGTTCTCAAGAAACATTTAACGCGCGTTTATGAAGAAATTCCCTTCACACCTGAGGACCTTCCGGGTTATGCGGCAAAAGTATTCGATTGGGCCATGACACATCCACATATAGTACGGTTAATGTCATGGTACAGTTTGGAGCAGAAGACGGAGAATATCACCGAACGTACCTCCGTCCGCGACAAGAAAATTAAAGCGATAATGAAAGCACAAAACGACGGTCTGATAGGAACGACGTTCACACCTGACTTTCTCCTGACGGCAATCATGGCCTTGGCCACCGCCTGGACGCCGACACACCCTTTTGGGCCGTCTCACGACCCGGATGCCGTGAAAACCCCAAAGAAGACAAGGGATGCAATCGCCAAGGCGATTCGCCTGATCGCTAAAGGTGAAGAAAGCTGA
- a CDS encoding ExeA family protein, translated as MTPQEKWGFEKLPFRRDVEGHELYETAAHREALARMEWVLEQNALGLLAGEVGSGKSTLIRRLIGGLDEMKWLPVYICVPGLRPKEFYGELLSHLGEANPFSVSRARKLWNERVQTGGLAGERRWAVVIDEAQDISDEMLQELRFVRNQRMDAMSLFPLILVGQQELRRKLRLKKYEAISQRIEMVYHLTGMTREETTEYVRHQIRLTGRQAPLFTDSALHLIYGASRGIPRVVNQICLQALYDAAAKDSDVVEDANIQRVLADQEWQRGVAG; from the coding sequence GTGACGCCGCAGGAGAAATGGGGATTTGAAAAGCTGCCGTTCCGGCGGGACGTGGAAGGACACGAGCTCTACGAGACAGCCGCACACCGGGAGGCCCTGGCCCGGATGGAATGGGTACTTGAGCAAAACGCACTGGGGCTGCTGGCTGGCGAGGTAGGCAGCGGAAAGTCCACGCTCATTCGCCGACTCATTGGCGGACTGGACGAAATGAAATGGCTTCCCGTCTACATTTGCGTACCCGGCCTGCGCCCCAAGGAATTTTACGGAGAACTTCTCTCGCATCTCGGAGAGGCGAATCCCTTCTCTGTGAGCCGTGCGAGGAAGCTTTGGAACGAACGGGTCCAGACTGGAGGGCTTGCCGGCGAAAGACGGTGGGCTGTGGTGATTGATGAGGCGCAGGACATTTCCGATGAGATGTTGCAGGAGCTCAGGTTTGTCCGTAACCAGCGGATGGACGCCATGTCCCTGTTCCCGTTGATTTTGGTTGGCCAGCAGGAACTGCGGCGGAAACTGCGATTGAAGAAGTATGAGGCGATTTCACAGCGGATTGAAATGGTCTACCACTTGACTGGGATGACCAGAGAGGAGACGACTGAATACGTCCGCCACCAGATTCGGTTGACCGGAAGGCAGGCGCCGCTGTTTACAGACAGTGCTTTGCACTTGATTTATGGGGCAAGCCGAGGGATTCCACGGGTAGTGAACCAAATCTGCCTGCAGGCCCTGTACGACGCAGCGGCCAAAGACAGTGACGTCGTGGAAGATGCCAACATCCAGCGAGTGCTGGCGGACCAGGAGTGGCAACGAGGGGTGGCCGGATGA
- a CDS encoding GntR family transcriptional regulator: MGLQMNGVVGDTKKSLAERAYEAIREAILTLRLEPGQAIYEAELGNMLEMSRTPIREAVRLLAMEELIEVLPQRGLKVALISEGKVEETRFVREILEIGAIRSVVQSWDSKQLQYQRLKRDVQANLEQQRQAQAEKNAAEFLVADEWFHRLLLQSTGNMTLVSMVTKMRYHLNRVRTLTLQEFQNSDSLIQEHEVLFDAIQGNDESTAIQVLTAHLRRLNTDIQAVKQKYPSYFVNA; the protein is encoded by the coding sequence ATGGGGCTGCAGATGAACGGCGTCGTCGGGGATACTAAAAAATCGCTGGCGGAGCGGGCGTACGAGGCGATTCGTGAGGCGATTTTGACACTGCGTCTGGAACCGGGACAGGCGATTTATGAGGCGGAATTGGGGAATATGCTGGAAATGAGCAGAACCCCGATTCGTGAGGCGGTCCGCTTGCTCGCCATGGAAGAATTAATTGAGGTGCTGCCTCAGCGCGGCCTGAAGGTTGCACTGATTTCTGAGGGCAAGGTGGAGGAAACCCGGTTCGTCCGCGAGATTCTTGAAATTGGTGCGATTCGGAGCGTTGTACAAAGCTGGGACAGCAAGCAACTGCAGTATCAGCGGCTGAAACGCGATGTGCAGGCCAATTTGGAACAGCAGCGGCAAGCACAAGCAGAGAAAAATGCCGCCGAATTCCTGGTGGCTGACGAGTGGTTCCATCGGTTGTTGCTGCAGTCTACGGGGAATATGACGCTGGTGTCCATGGTGACAAAGATGAGATATCACCTCAATCGTGTGCGAACCCTGACCTTACAGGAGTTTCAAAACAGTGATTCCTTGATTCAGGAACATGAGGTGTTGTTTGACGCGATTCAGGGGAACGATGAATCGACCGCCATCCAGGTTCTGACCGCACATCTGCGTCGCCTGAACACCGATATCCAGGCCGTGAAGCAAAAGTACCCGTCCTATTTTGTGAACGCGTAG
- a CDS encoding sugar porter family MFS transporter yields MSAQATSVPAEQDTGSALFVTLVTCVAAIGGFLFGYDQGVISGAIGYLQTDFHLSAGLMGFVSASIPLGAMAGVILAGVVSDRAGRKPVLLLAGLLFVVSSLGCAAAHSVAMLVVFRLIGGLGIGVASMVSPMYISEISPARIRGRLVGTNQLGVVLGILIVYIVNAVIANEHTASWDQLSGWRWMFGVGAVPGILFFILLFGVPESPRFLVKQGKAEHALSILQRINGASVARTELSSITASLQREFTERGVVGELFKKGLRVALLVAVVLAVMQQFTGVSAVAYYAPIIFKDSGAGANAALIETVFIGALKVIFTIVLMLLIDRVGRRTLLLVGASAMAVFLIALGVSFAMAHVSVGLVLACILLHTIAFELSWGGGVWIVISEIFPTRIRGQAMAIGSFALWGATYLVTQFFPVMMHHFGATITFFIFALMCILMFLFTLRFLPETKGKTLEEIQTHWHSYGDNLYTSM; encoded by the coding sequence ATGTCTGCGCAAGCAACTTCAGTTCCGGCGGAACAGGACACGGGAAGCGCATTGTTTGTGACCTTGGTCACTTGTGTGGCCGCGATTGGCGGTTTCTTGTTTGGTTATGACCAGGGCGTAATCTCGGGAGCCATTGGCTATCTTCAAACAGATTTCCATTTAAGCGCTGGACTGATGGGGTTTGTTTCCGCGAGCATCCCCTTGGGTGCAATGGCAGGTGTGATCCTGGCGGGTGTGGTCAGTGACAGAGCCGGCAGAAAACCCGTGCTGCTGTTGGCTGGGCTGCTGTTCGTGGTGTCGAGCCTCGGCTGTGCCGCGGCACACTCGGTGGCGATGCTGGTCGTTTTCAGATTGATTGGCGGCCTCGGCATTGGTGTGGCGTCGATGGTTTCGCCGATGTATATTTCCGAGATCTCTCCGGCTCGGATTCGCGGCAGACTGGTCGGCACGAACCAGCTGGGCGTCGTCCTTGGGATTTTAATTGTGTACATTGTGAACGCTGTCATTGCGAACGAGCACACGGCGAGCTGGGATCAACTCAGCGGGTGGCGTTGGATGTTCGGGGTCGGCGCCGTGCCTGGCATTCTATTTTTCATCCTGTTGTTTGGGGTGCCAGAGAGTCCGCGGTTCTTGGTCAAGCAAGGGAAGGCGGAGCATGCACTCTCTATTTTGCAGCGCATTAACGGAGCGAGTGTGGCACGCACCGAACTCTCTTCCATCACAGCTTCTCTTCAGAGAGAGTTCACAGAGCGCGGCGTCGTCGGTGAATTGTTCAAAAAGGGACTGCGCGTGGCGCTGCTGGTGGCGGTTGTGCTGGCTGTGATGCAACAGTTTACCGGTGTCAGTGCTGTCGCCTACTATGCACCGATTATCTTCAAAGACAGCGGTGCTGGCGCCAATGCGGCGTTGATTGAAACGGTGTTTATTGGCGCGTTGAAGGTGATTTTTACGATTGTGCTGATGCTGTTGATCGATCGCGTCGGCCGCCGCACGCTGTTGCTGGTTGGGGCGTCCGCCATGGCGGTTTTTCTCATTGCGCTTGGTGTTTCATTTGCGATGGCACACGTCAGTGTGGGACTCGTTTTGGCGTGCATCCTGTTGCACACCATCGCGTTTGAGCTGTCCTGGGGCGGCGGCGTATGGATTGTCATTTCGGAAATTTTCCCGACGCGCATCCGCGGCCAGGCGATGGCCATCGGTTCGTTTGCGCTGTGGGGCGCAACGTACTTGGTGACCCAGTTCTTCCCGGTGATGATGCATCATTTCGGCGCGACCATCACGTTCTTCATCTTTGCGCTGATGTGCATCCTGATGTTTCTCTTTACCCTGCGTTTTCTGCCTGAAACGAAGGGGAAGACGCTGGAGGAAATTCAGACACACTGGCATTCTTACGGAGACAACTTGTATACTAGTATGTGA
- a CDS encoding lipoate--protein ligase, which translates to MKFINNQDIMDPRINLAIEEYVLYNLDPEDTYLLFYSMDPSVIVGRNQNTIEEINEDCVRQHHVYVVRRLSGGGAVYNDPGDLSFSFVTKHDKDSFHNYAKFTEPVIRALHNLGVNAELTGRNDIVVDGKKISGNAQFATRGRMFSHGTLMFDVNLDNVEKALKVSKEKIESKGVKSVRSRVGNIRDYLQTDMTIEEFKQRLLASIFEGEPAIPEYRLTSHDWEQIHRIAEERYMQWDWNYGMSPPFNVQRQRRFPAGTVDIRLLVENGVIKHAKIYGDFFGVGDVSEFAAKLEGIRYDQDCIEQALANVDVHHYFGNISREALMTLLY; encoded by the coding sequence ATGAAGTTCATCAACAACCAGGACATCATGGACCCGCGCATCAATTTGGCCATCGAAGAGTACGTGTTGTATAACCTGGACCCGGAAGACACGTATCTGCTCTTTTATTCCATGGACCCGTCCGTCATCGTGGGCAGGAACCAAAATACGATTGAAGAGATCAACGAAGACTGCGTACGGCAGCATCACGTCTATGTCGTGCGCAGGCTGTCCGGCGGGGGCGCCGTCTACAACGACCCGGGCGACCTCAGCTTCAGTTTCGTGACGAAGCACGACAAGGACAGCTTTCACAACTACGCGAAGTTCACAGAGCCGGTCATCCGCGCACTGCACAACCTGGGCGTGAATGCGGAACTGACAGGCCGAAACGACATTGTCGTAGACGGCAAGAAGATTTCCGGAAACGCGCAATTTGCGACGAGGGGCCGTATGTTCAGCCACGGTACCCTCATGTTCGATGTCAACTTGGACAACGTCGAAAAGGCGCTGAAGGTCAGCAAGGAGAAAATCGAGTCCAAAGGGGTCAAGTCCGTCCGCAGCCGCGTGGGGAACATCCGCGATTATCTGCAGACCGACATGACCATCGAAGAATTCAAGCAGCGGCTGCTTGCGTCTATCTTCGAAGGCGAGCCTGCGATTCCGGAATACCGATTGACGAGCCATGACTGGGAGCAGATTCATCGGATTGCCGAGGAACGGTACATGCAGTGGGACTGGAACTACGGCATGTCGCCCCCCTTCAACGTGCAGCGTCAGCGGCGGTTTCCGGCCGGGACCGTGGACATTCGTCTCCTTGTGGAAAACGGCGTGATCAAACACGCGAAGATCTACGGCGACTTCTTCGGGGTGGGAGACGTGAGCGAGTTCGCGGCCAAGCTGGAGGGCATCCGCTACGACCAGGATTGCATCGAACAGGCGCTTGCGAATGTCGACGTGCACCACTACTTCGGAAACATTTCGCGCGAGGCGCTGATGACGCTGCTCTACTGA